GGTAAAAGTGTAACCCGAGACTAGGCAGAGATTTACTTATATACTTTGACCTTACCTTTTGTCTCTGCATCATATTGAGCAGGTCTCCAAAAGGTGACTCCTCAGGGTTGTCGAACGCCAGCAGGGCCAGCGTCCTCTCCATCTCGGTCAGACATTCTCGGCTCTCTTCGCCCTGCTCTGCTAACTGAGACTGAGCGAATTCAAGGGCCGCTTCAGTCTCCCTCAAACGAATCAGCTCAatcagatgctgctgctgcacacgcaaaaaagtgaaaataacgGGAGTAGTAAGTTTCccagtaaaaacaaaaggcgGTGAGACGAGACGAAAACAAAAATGACCATGAATCGTAAGTTTACCTGTAGGTGAAAGTAGAGGTAACGGTTTGTATCCAGCAGTTCTGGGTGCAGACTGTTGATCAGTGCAATGGCATCCTGGATCTGTCCCTTTAAGATCATCTCTCTGATCTTGATTCTTTCATCTAGGGAGTCCAAATCCACACTGGGCTCGATCCCTGACTCCATTCTGAACTTCTCTGCTGCCTCCTTGAAACCCTCTGTTGGGACAAAAACTGAATTGAAACATTGCACGGAGACAACTGAGAGAACAAATGTAAGCATCACAAATAAATCGGCACTTCACCTGTCACAAGGTAATTCATAATAAGCCTGTTCATGTCCGCTCTCTGAATGTGGACATTGTTGAGTTTATCCATCCACTCTTCCCTTGTTATGTCCTCCGGCTTCTCTGCATAACTCATTATGATATATTCCTTAAGGAGTACAGAAGTATAGATTATGAGGTGACAAGAAGACATTTCTGGCACatgcaatctttttttaaacacatgagaAGGATAATTATATAACGTTATAAGGGTGTTAGTCTTTAGCTGTTCAGTTTGACAACGACACAGCACCGGAAATCCTACATCAAAACAGTTCGGGCCTAcgatgaaaaacacaacattgaagCCAGACTTTcgaaaacacaaatcaaaacaaagacaacttcACTCTTTCTGTTTTGATAACATCGACTGAACGCACCCGGAACTAGTGCTTTTCATACTGCATCCCCTTCCATCTCCACATGCAATTAGAAAGCTATGAAAAATGTAACGGCTCTTTTATTCACATTACCTGAAAATTGTGTCGCTACTTCCCAGCAGTAGCTAGCAAGCAAGCGGAAGATAGCAACTTCTTCTTCACTTGTTTCCGGCTACGCATGCGACACGGCCGAACGTGCTGCCGCCCCCGTGAGCTGATCAGAAGCATTGCATGACTCGCTGA
This region of Labrus bergylta chromosome 12, fLabBer1.1, whole genome shotgun sequence genomic DNA includes:
- the LOC109980969 gene encoding glucose-induced degradation protein 8-B homolog, which encodes MSYAEKPEDITREEWMDKLNNVHIQRADMNRLIMNYLVTEGFKEAAEKFRMESGIEPSVDLDSLDERIKIREMILKGQIQDAIALINSLHPELLDTNRYLYFHLQQQHLIELIRLRETEAALEFAQSQLAEQGEESRECLTEMERTLALLAFDNPEESPFGDLLNMMQRQKVWSEVNQCVLDYENRESTPKLAKLLKLLLWAQNELDQKKVKYPKMTDLSKGTIEDPK